The DNA segment ACAGACACAGGGTAGAGCAATATGAGGAGTTTCTGCTATTTCCAATCCTTTTTGTGTAAGAATTCAAAGAGACCATAGATCTGAGTAGCAATCCATGTTTTATCAATCACATTATTGCGTCAGGAGGAATCCAACATTTTAGACGCTATGACAGGCAGTGCTGAGCACAGTACCTGGGTTATAATcttaatattcattcattcaatcttgtTAGTTGCCACGGTAAAACGAAGGACTAGGGTACTACTAATATTTGGGGTACTACTGCGCTTTAAAAATGATTGCATGTATTTGAAGATGGGACAACGATCTATTCAGGGATATAAAGCTATTTAGTAAGTAATAGGTCTGAGTTGGGCAAAAGTATCTCTTCGTATTGCAAACTTTTTATACCCAACCCCTAACCTCTATTGAAAAATGTATCAATAAAACATATACTGTTTGTAACGAAACTGGACTATTCCAAATGAGCTGTGAAGTCTACTATTGTGACGGATAAGATGTGAATCGGATAATTAGTTTGGCACTGGAATATTCTTTTTAGGCAATCAGGACTTGATGAGAGTAAAAGGTCACAAAACTTCTCAGCTCTTCTCACAGCTATTTTGAAAGATGTAGCCATTCAGTCATTGAACTGAATCATTAAATTAAGATGACTTAGTTTAAAATTTGGTCTGTCAAATTAATTCCACATGACTCATTCTGTGATCTATACACCTTTCtaaaagtcatgttttttttttacacattgttaGTGTCATAATGAATCTGGAACTTCCTTCATATCTGACTTGTTTGCATGTGGCCGTTGAAATCGTTGTTTTTTGTGGTTAAAATCAGTTCCTGAAGGACGACTTTATCTGTCCTTTGAGTGTTGGTCTCACCGTCTTCAATACCATTCCCTTTGCGAAAGCACAGCACTTTTCGAAAGCTTTGTTTGAAATTGTCAGACAGAAAACCATATAGGATGGGGTTGGCGCAGCTATTGGCATAAGAAATGACCACGACGAAGAAATACACTCCGATCTGGAGAGGTTCTTCTGGCAAAATGACAATCAGGTTAACTATATTCAGGATGTAGAAGGGTAGCCAGCAACATATGAATACCACCACGATAATGACCACCATTTTGGTGACTTTTCTTTCAGACTTTCTTCGCTTTGTTGACCCGACTCTTAAACCAGATGATTTGAGTTTGACCACAATCAGAATGTAGCACAGGCAAATCACCAGCAAAGGGATGAAAAACCCTATAACTGATGTGTAAATGATAAAAGCAGTGGACCAGACTGATGTTGGTTCTGGCCAGTTGATGTTGCAAGTCTGTATACTTTCTTGGACGTCAGCAAATATGATCACTGGTAGCACAACGATGAAGGACAGTATCCAGACAGTTGCGTTGATCATCTTGGCTATTCTGGGCCGACGCCACTTGGTGGACTTGATGGGATGCACCACAGCTAGATAGCGGTCAATGCTCATCACAGTCAAGCAGAAGATACTGGTAAACTGGTTGATGCTATCCACTGTCATGACAAGTCTACAGAGGAAGGATCCAAAAGGCCAATAGGATAGGGCATTATGTGTGGCAAGGAAAGGCAATCCCAGCATAAAAAGCTCATCGGCCACCGCTAAGTTTAGAATGTAAATGTTGGTAACAGTTTTCATTTTGGTGTACCGAAGGACCACATAGATGGCCAAAGTGTTTCCGCCAAGTCCGATCACAAACACTATGGAATAAATTATAGGGATGATGATAGCGCTTACACCCTGTAGGGGCAGGCCTTGCATTGTTTCATTGTGTGTTTTCTCAACAGTAGATTGGTTGATTCCTCTTAAGCCGACATCCCAAGCAGGAACGGTAAAGACATCCATGGTGTCCACAGTGTTCCCAGGGCTCCTAGATGAAAACGTGAAGAACTACAAATCCTAGAACGACAATAAGAGACTgaaatcaacattttattttttcttcaaccCCCAACAAACTAACAACCTGCAACCTCTACAAATGCTACAACTGGTTGTGACTTTACACTTATTTAATTCCAAAAGTGTTAAGTTGttcaacacatttaaacatatatgggtttatttaattatataaataaagtCACAgaagcaaggttttttttttcctccagaaATTAAAtgtctttgttgtttatttctgatttactatttgtttttcctttctttctgAAAATTACCTATCACAAATCACCTTAAAAACCTTAAAACTTTAGGCATGCATGCCTCATTTCTAACTTAAtagcattcctttttttttttggacctgttatgcaaataaatgtgtttatgtgaGTGATCAGTGAGGCAAGCAAACACTGTGCTGTTATTACAATAACAAACAGGGTCAGCAGGGTTGTATTGTAAACATAAACATTAAGCCATATTACCATAATAGTTAAACCACCAAATCTGATCTTTTCAACTTTCCGAAGTTAAGCAAGGTTGAGCCAGGTACTTGGAAGAATGAACTCCAAGGAAAACCAGGGGCTGCAGTTTATGATGTGAATCTGAAAACCAACTCCAGCCTCGGGGCTAGACTTACCGATAAACAAGATACTGCCAAACCCTATACTGTGCTTTGGTCTTATTGCTCTTGTGTCTTAGATACACACAGCCCTGTTCACAAagcatatttaacattttataatgTCTGTTTTTATGACTAAAATACACATTGAAGGAACTGTTCTCCAGTAGAATATTTTTGGCAAGAACAGTTCCAATAATACCAAATTTTCTTTTATCCATAAAACGACTCAAGGATTTGTAAATAGAGTCTGCAGCCCTGTGTTCATAGACTTATTTGTAGTGTATTCAAAGTAAGATGGCTAGCTTACACATATGACAAAAATGATTATGTAACCAAAACACCCTGCGGGTATTTGTACAACGTTTTGTTTTGCTTAGTACTCCCATCTCAAACTATTTAGTACACCCCTGAAACCTCACTTTGACAAATAGTCAAGCAACATTTAAATAGATAATTAAAAGATGtgtgaaaacaaattaaagaatTAAAGTAGATGTCATGGAACCTCATCTGAGATCAGGTGCTATGTCGGTAACAAGAATC comes from the Acipenser ruthenus chromosome 13, fAciRut3.2 maternal haplotype, whole genome shotgun sequence genome and includes:
- the LOC117417779 gene encoding somatostatin receptor type 5; translation: MDVFTVPAWDVGLRGINQSTVEKTHNETMQGLPLQGVSAIIIPIIYSIVFVIGLGGNTLAIYVVLRYTKMKTVTNIYILNLAVADELFMLGLPFLATHNALSYWPFGSFLCRLVMTVDSINQFTSIFCLTVMSIDRYLAVVHPIKSTKWRRPRIAKMINATVWILSFIVVLPVIIFADVQESIQTCNINWPEPTSVWSTAFIIYTSVIGFFIPLLVICLCYILIVVKLKSSGLRVGSTKRRKSERKVTKMVVIIVVVFICCWLPFYILNIVNLIVILPEEPLQIGVYFFVVVISYANSCANPILYGFLSDNFKQSFRKVLCFRKGNGIEDGETNTQRTDKVVLQELILTTKNNDFNGHMQTSQI